The following coding sequences lie in one Saccharopolyspora hordei genomic window:
- a CDS encoding MFS transporter: MTQALPATARPPRKDLAKAFVASLSGTSLEWYDFAAYSVASALVFGQLFFPSHDPLSGTLLAFSTYAVGYVSRPLGGFVFGRLGDVLGRKQVLVITLLVTGISTFLIGLLPTHGQVGALGAVLLVVLRFAQGVGIGGEWGGAVLLSSEFGSEKHRGFWASAAQIGPPAGNLMANGVLAVLAATLTQEQFLAWGWRVAFLVSAVLVLFGMWIRVRLEETPVFKQLQERGEQAGAPVREVLTREPRALVSAILSRVGPDVLYALFTVFVLTYATQQLQLPKSWAVTGVMLGSSLQLVLMPLAGALSDRLGRRRVYAVGAVGAGVWPFVFFPMIEGGSATMLVLGVVVGLVWHALMYGPQAAFVSEQFSPALRSTGASLAYTLAGVVGGALAPLLFTSLFAHFGTWVAPAAYLVATCAVTLVGLALGRRDAR; encoded by the coding sequence ATGACTCAAGCCCTCCCCGCCACCGCGCGGCCACCTCGCAAGGACCTGGCCAAGGCGTTCGTCGCCTCGCTGTCCGGCACCTCCCTGGAGTGGTACGACTTCGCCGCCTACTCGGTGGCCTCGGCGCTGGTGTTCGGCCAGCTGTTCTTCCCCAGCCACGACCCGCTGTCCGGCACGCTGCTGGCGTTCTCCACCTACGCCGTCGGCTACGTCTCCCGCCCGCTGGGCGGTTTCGTGTTCGGCCGGCTCGGCGACGTCCTCGGCCGCAAGCAGGTCCTCGTCATCACCCTGCTGGTCACCGGCATCTCCACCTTCCTCATCGGACTGCTGCCCACGCACGGCCAGGTCGGCGCGCTCGGCGCGGTGCTGCTGGTGGTCCTGCGGTTCGCGCAGGGCGTCGGCATCGGCGGCGAGTGGGGCGGCGCGGTGCTGCTGTCCAGCGAGTTCGGCAGCGAGAAGCACCGCGGGTTCTGGGCGTCCGCCGCCCAGATCGGCCCGCCCGCGGGCAACCTCATGGCCAACGGCGTGCTCGCGGTGCTGGCCGCGACGCTCACCCAGGAGCAGTTCCTGGCCTGGGGCTGGCGGGTCGCGTTCCTCGTCTCCGCGGTGCTGGTGCTGTTCGGCATGTGGATCCGGGTGCGGCTGGAGGAGACCCCGGTCTTCAAGCAGCTGCAGGAGAGGGGCGAGCAGGCCGGGGCGCCGGTGCGCGAGGTCCTCACCCGCGAGCCGCGGGCGCTGGTGTCGGCGATCCTCTCCCGCGTCGGCCCCGACGTGCTCTACGCGCTGTTCACCGTCTTCGTGCTCACCTACGCCACGCAGCAGCTGCAGCTGCCCAAGAGCTGGGCGGTCACCGGGGTCATGCTCGGCTCCTCGCTGCAGCTGGTGCTCATGCCGCTGGCCGGTGCGCTGTCCGACCGGCTCGGGCGGCGCCGGGTCTACGCGGTGGGCGCGGTCGGCGCGGGCGTGTGGCCGTTCGTCTTCTTCCCGATGATCGAGGGCGGCTCGGCGACGATGCTCGTCCTCGGGGTGGTCGTCGGCCTGGTGTGGCACGCCCTGATGTACGGCCCGCAGGCGGCGTTCGTGTCCGAGCAGTTCAGCCCGGCGCTGCGCTCCACCGGGGCGTCGCTGGCCTACACGCTGGCGGGCGTGGTCGGCGGCGCGCTGGCCCCGCTGCTGTTCACCTCGCTGTTCGCGCACTTCGGCACCTGGGTGGCCCCGGCGGCCTACCTGGTGGCGACGTGCGCGGTGACGCTGGTCGGCCTCGCGCTGGGCCGCCGCGACGCGCGGTGA
- a CDS encoding DUF2848 family protein: MFPLRFDVNGETVEVPVTTVLNGGYAGRSQEDVAAHVAELAELGVPAPTRTPCLYPVAPYLAMQTEQVPVQHDRTSGEAEWALVVAGPEERDVLLTVACDHTDRALEVHGVAWSKQAGPDVLGGRAWRLVDVADRVDELTLTAWAGGRQIQRGTLAELLPPQYWLDELRQRGLLRPGTVLLSGTIPMDAEVDQFADSWRVELGDPQTGDTLSCEYRLDRMPEPVA, from the coding sequence GTGTTTCCACTGCGTTTCGATGTCAACGGCGAGACCGTCGAGGTCCCGGTGACGACCGTGCTCAACGGCGGCTACGCGGGCCGCAGCCAGGAGGACGTGGCCGCGCACGTCGCCGAGCTCGCCGAGCTCGGGGTGCCCGCGCCGACCCGGACGCCGTGCCTGTACCCGGTCGCGCCCTACCTGGCGATGCAGACCGAGCAGGTGCCGGTCCAGCACGACCGCACCTCCGGCGAAGCGGAGTGGGCGCTCGTCGTCGCCGGCCCGGAGGAGCGCGACGTGCTGCTCACGGTGGCCTGCGACCACACCGACCGGGCCCTGGAGGTGCACGGCGTGGCGTGGAGCAAGCAGGCCGGTCCCGACGTGCTGGGCGGCCGGGCGTGGCGGCTGGTCGACGTCGCCGACCGCGTCGACGAGCTCACCCTCACCGCGTGGGCCGGGGGCCGGCAGATCCAGCGGGGCACCCTCGCCGAACTGCTGCCGCCCCAGTACTGGCTCGACGAGCTGCGGCAGCGCGGTCTGCTGCGGCCCGGCACCGTGCTGCTGTCCGGCACCATCCCGATGGACGCCGAGGTCGACCAGTTCGCCGACTCCTGGCGGGTGGAGCTCGGCGACCCGCAGACCGGTGACACCCTCTCCTGCGAGTACCGCCTCGACCGGATGCCCGAGCCGGTGGCGTGA
- a CDS encoding ABC transporter substrate-binding protein: protein MFERRGSLPALLVALALLGAGCAAPSSPGSSDPGSLLLADGYEPESLNPLLGYGAEGAAKFYDGLLAFDGRAELRPALAAEPPQSSPDAKTWTVKLRDGVRFHDGTPFDAEDVVATYHAAIDPAYASTVSSDYAMLADVRALDPHTVQFDLKIPYSAWPSKLVLGIVPSEKLATPEPLENSELNTKPVGTGPYELVEWRQGDQMTWKGNPDYWGGAPAIGEVTVVFAKDDNTRAQRLLSGEFDGTVLPPVLAESVGRDGYRTVHHRTADFRSIALPNDHPVAGDRAVRTALNLAVDRQGMIDALLGGHGTPAHAPIPESMGAAFEPAARFDFDPERAKALLDQAGWRPGPDGVRERDGVRAQFTVMYFADDSLRKDLATAFASDARAIGIQVDLAGVDRSAVPARIGHEGIVLGGGNPIDPDPQVYTSLHSSVIGTGTYNNPGRYRNAEVDAALDRARQELDPAERAELYRQAQRAYVADPGLVYLAFIDHSYVMREGRWTGYQPPVEPHTHGTTWGPWWNVEDWEPQA, encoded by the coding sequence GTGTTCGAACGTCGTGGCTCGCTGCCAGCCCTCCTCGTCGCCCTGGCCCTGCTCGGTGCCGGGTGCGCGGCGCCGTCCTCGCCCGGGTCGTCCGACCCCGGGTCCCTGCTGCTCGCCGACGGCTACGAGCCGGAGAGCCTGAACCCGCTGCTGGGCTACGGGGCGGAAGGGGCCGCCAAGTTCTACGACGGGCTGCTGGCGTTCGACGGGCGTGCCGAGCTGCGGCCCGCACTGGCCGCCGAACCGCCGCAGTCCTCCCCGGACGCCAAGACCTGGACGGTGAAGCTGCGCGACGGCGTGCGCTTCCACGACGGCACCCCGTTCGACGCCGAGGACGTGGTCGCCACCTACCACGCGGCCATCGACCCCGCCTACGCCTCCACCGTCAGCTCCGACTACGCCATGCTCGCCGACGTGCGGGCGCTCGACCCGCACACCGTGCAGTTCGACCTGAAGATCCCGTACTCGGCGTGGCCGTCCAAGTTGGTGCTGGGCATCGTGCCGAGCGAGAAGCTGGCCACCCCGGAGCCGCTGGAGAACTCCGAGCTCAACACCAAGCCCGTCGGCACCGGCCCGTACGAGCTGGTCGAGTGGCGGCAGGGCGACCAGATGACCTGGAAGGGCAACCCCGACTACTGGGGCGGCGCACCGGCCATCGGCGAGGTCACCGTGGTGTTCGCCAAGGACGACAACACCCGTGCCCAGCGCCTGCTCTCCGGCGAGTTCGACGGCACGGTGCTGCCGCCGGTGCTCGCCGAGAGCGTCGGCCGCGACGGCTACCGCACCGTGCACCACCGCACCGCCGACTTCCGCAGCATCGCCCTGCCCAACGACCACCCGGTCGCCGGTGACCGGGCGGTGCGCACCGCGCTGAACCTCGCGGTCGACCGGCAGGGCATGATCGACGCGTTGCTGGGCGGCCACGGCACCCCCGCCCACGCGCCGATCCCCGAGTCCATGGGCGCCGCCTTCGAACCGGCCGCCCGGTTCGACTTCGACCCCGAGCGGGCCAAGGCGCTGCTCGACCAGGCCGGCTGGCGGCCCGGCCCCGACGGGGTCCGCGAGCGCGACGGGGTGCGCGCCCAGTTCACGGTGATGTACTTCGCCGACGACAGCCTCCGCAAGGACCTGGCCACCGCCTTCGCCTCGGACGCCCGGGCGATCGGCATCCAGGTCGACCTCGCCGGGGTGGACCGCTCCGCGGTCCCGGCGCGCATCGGCCACGAGGGCATCGTGCTCGGCGGCGGCAACCCGATCGACCCCGACCCGCAGGTCTACACCAGCCTGCACTCGTCGGTGATCGGCACCGGCACCTACAACAACCCGGGCCGGTACCGCAACGCCGAGGTGGACGCCGCGCTCGACCGCGCCCGCCAGGAGCTCGACCCGGCCGAGCGCGCGGAGCTCTACCGGCAGGCCCAGCGCGCCTACGTCGCCGACCCCGGCCTGGTGTACCTGGCGTTCATCGACCACAGCTACGTGATGCGCGAGGGCCGCTGGACCGGGTACCAGCCGCCGGTCGAGCCGCACACCCACGGGACGACCTGGGGGCCGTGGTGGAACGTCGAGGACTGGGAACCGCAGGCGTGA
- a CDS encoding ABC transporter permease subunit, whose translation MSRAIGRLVLRRIGFAVPVLVVVALGVFLLAAASPFDPIHQYYGVELYTASAADIARVRAQLGVDDPVLVQFWHWLTGLVGGDLGVSRSFRQPVAQVVAERLPWTVLLAATGLLLAVLLALVLGTVAAWRQGGWVDRVVTAIGHALEGVPPFVLALLSIAVFSLGLGWLPVAGLTDAGQTVSVGQVVEHLALPALVLGVSQSPWLVLHVRQSMLTSLAEDHVTGARARGLAERVVVLRHALPTALLPFVTLIGARIPELVTGAVLVEEVFSWPGLAAAVVTAATAVDYPLLAVLTLVATAAVLLGSLLADVAAVLLDPRVAADG comes from the coding sequence GTGAGCCGTGCCATCGGCCGCCTGGTGCTGCGGCGGATCGGGTTCGCCGTGCCGGTGCTGGTGGTCGTGGCGCTCGGGGTGTTCCTGCTCGCCGCGGCCTCGCCGTTCGACCCGATCCACCAGTACTACGGCGTGGAGCTCTACACCGCCTCGGCCGCCGACATCGCGCGGGTGCGCGCCCAGCTGGGCGTCGACGACCCGGTGCTGGTGCAGTTCTGGCACTGGCTGACCGGGCTGGTCGGCGGCGACCTCGGGGTGTCCCGCTCGTTCCGGCAACCGGTGGCGCAGGTCGTCGCCGAGCGCCTGCCGTGGACGGTCCTGCTGGCCGCCACCGGGCTGCTGCTGGCGGTGCTGCTCGCGCTGGTGCTGGGCACGGTCGCGGCGTGGCGGCAGGGCGGCTGGGTGGACCGCGTCGTCACCGCCATCGGCCACGCGCTGGAGGGCGTGCCGCCGTTCGTGCTGGCGCTGCTGTCCATCGCGGTGTTCTCGCTGGGCCTGGGCTGGTTGCCGGTGGCGGGGCTGACCGACGCCGGCCAGACCGTCTCGGTCGGCCAGGTCGTGGAGCACCTGGCGCTGCCCGCGCTGGTGCTGGGCGTGTCGCAGTCGCCGTGGCTGGTGCTGCACGTCCGGCAGTCGATGCTGACCTCGCTGGCCGAGGACCACGTGACCGGGGCGCGGGCGCGCGGCCTCGCCGAGCGGGTGGTGGTGCTGCGGCACGCGCTGCCGACCGCGCTGCTGCCGTTCGTCACGCTCATCGGCGCGCGCATCCCGGAGCTGGTCACGGGGGCGGTGCTGGTGGAGGAGGTCTTCTCCTGGCCGGGGCTGGCCGCCGCCGTGGTCACCGCCGCGACCGCGGTGGACTACCCGCTGCTGGCGGTGCTGACCCTGGTGGCGACCGCGGCGGTGCTGCTCGGGTCGCTGCTCGCCGACGTCGCCGCCGTCCTGCTCGACCCGAGGGTGGCCGCCGATGGCTGA
- a CDS encoding ABC transporter permease has protein sequence MAEMTAQWRPAGRTRTARAHPRTRYWGALVTLVVLVVAAFAVPVLFGSESVRYDSVRLAPSPAHPFGTDSGGRDLFVQSLTGLRVSLLVAGTSAAVSTVLGSLVGAVAGALGGWPDRLLMRLVDTVNSVPHLLLGIVIVALYRGSLGAVVLSIALTHWTTVARIVRSEVLSLRSRPYVEAAIAGGSSRWRILVRHLLPAIVPQAALSAVLLVPHAVWHETALSFLGLGLPPHLASIGTILGAGREAVLLGAWWIVLFPSLLLVATTLAVSGLAATWRDRVVPRRRSELAL, from the coding sequence ATGGCTGAGATGACCGCGCAGTGGCGGCCCGCGGGCCGCACCCGGACCGCCCGCGCGCACCCGCGGACCCGGTACTGGGGCGCCCTGGTGACGCTGGTGGTGCTGGTGGTGGCCGCGTTCGCCGTGCCGGTGCTGTTCGGCAGCGAGTCCGTGCGCTACGACTCGGTCCGCCTCGCGCCGAGCCCGGCGCACCCGTTCGGCACCGACTCCGGTGGCCGCGACCTGTTCGTGCAGTCGCTGACCGGGCTGCGGGTCTCCTTGCTGGTGGCCGGGACCAGCGCTGCGGTGTCCACTGTGCTCGGTTCGCTGGTGGGCGCGGTCGCCGGGGCGCTCGGCGGGTGGCCGGACCGGTTGCTGATGCGTCTGGTGGACACCGTCAACTCCGTCCCGCACCTGCTGCTGGGCATCGTGATCGTCGCGCTGTACCGGGGGAGCCTCGGTGCGGTGGTGCTGTCGATCGCGCTGACGCACTGGACGACGGTGGCCCGCATCGTGCGCTCGGAGGTGCTGTCGCTGCGCAGCCGCCCGTACGTCGAGGCGGCCATCGCGGGCGGCTCGTCGCGGTGGCGGATCCTGGTGCGGCACCTGCTGCCGGCGATCGTGCCGCAGGCGGCCCTGTCCGCGGTGCTGCTGGTGCCGCACGCGGTGTGGCACGAGACCGCGCTGAGCTTCCTGGGGCTCGGCCTGCCGCCGCACCTGGCCAGCATCGGCACCATCCTCGGTGCCGGGCGCGAGGCCGTGCTGCTCGGCGCCTGGTGGATCGTGCTGTTCCCGTCGCTGCTGCTGGTGGCGACCACCCTGGCGGTGTCCGGGCTGGCCGCGACCTGGCGCGACCGCGTGGTCCCCCGACGCCGATCGGAGCTGGCCCTGTGA
- a CDS encoding ABC transporter ATP-binding protein has product MSEALLELQRLSVRFLLGRDVRVRAVTDATLQLRPGRVLALVGESGCGKSVLASALLGLLPGNAEVRGRALLRDGLDLLSAPEPVLAGQVRGRRIGLVPQSASTHLTPVRTARSQLVETIEALDGALDADTLAERVGLDPADLDRYPHELSGGMAQRVALALALAGDPQVILADEPTTGLDRPLVHRTVDLLAETATEDRAVLLITHDLAAARRVATDVAVMYASRIVEAGPAAEVLAEPWHPYTAGLLGALPDGGFRPIPGHPPVLTELDRIEREWGCVFCQRCPDVPGFAPCTGDPELVDHGGRWVAAHPPC; this is encoded by the coding sequence ATGAGTGAGGCCTTGCTCGAGCTGCAGCGGTTGTCCGTCCGGTTCCTGCTTGGGCGGGACGTGCGGGTGCGCGCCGTGACCGACGCGACGCTGCAGCTGCGGCCCGGCCGGGTGCTGGCCCTGGTCGGCGAGTCCGGGTGCGGCAAGTCCGTGCTCGCCTCGGCGCTGCTCGGGCTGCTGCCCGGCAACGCCGAGGTGCGCGGCCGGGCGCTGCTGCGCGACGGCCTCGACCTGCTGTCCGCGCCGGAACCGGTGCTGGCCGGGCAGGTGCGGGGACGGCGGATCGGGCTGGTGCCGCAGTCGGCGAGCACCCACCTGACCCCGGTGCGCACCGCGCGCAGCCAGCTCGTCGAGACCATCGAGGCCCTGGACGGCGCGCTCGACGCGGACACCCTCGCCGAGCGCGTCGGCCTGGACCCCGCCGACCTCGACCGGTACCCGCACGAGCTCTCCGGCGGCATGGCCCAGCGGGTCGCGCTCGCCCTGGCGCTGGCCGGCGACCCGCAGGTCATCCTCGCCGACGAGCCCACGACCGGGCTCGACCGGCCGCTGGTGCACCGCACCGTGGACCTGCTCGCCGAGACCGCCACCGAGGACCGCGCGGTGCTGCTCATCACCCACGACCTCGCCGCGGCCCGGCGGGTCGCCACCGACGTCGCGGTGATGTACGCCAGCCGCATCGTGGAGGCCGGGCCGGCCGCGGAGGTGCTCGCCGAGCCCTGGCACCCCTACACCGCGGGGTTGCTGGGCGCCCTGCCCGACGGCGGGTTCCGGCCGATCCCCGGCCACCCGCCGGTGTTGACCGAACTGGACCGCATCGAACGGGAGTGGGGTTGCGTGTTCTGCCAACGGTGCCCGGACGTGCCCGGCTTCGCGCCGTGCACGGGTGACCCGGAGCTCGTCGACCACGGTGGCCGCTGGGTCGCCGCGCACCCGCCGTGCTGA
- a CDS encoding ATP-binding cassette domain-containing protein, which yields MLSATGVVAGYRRGEPVLDGVSLDLPAGTVVGLAGPSGCGKSTLARVLGLLHEPWSGQVSLDGEPVGGFRHATPKAQRAAIGIVFQHPRPAVDPRFTLREVIAEPLRATGAPGDVDELAEEVGLTPELLSRRPHEVSDGQLQRACLARALALEPRYVVCDEMTAMLDASTTAALVQVVDRRVREHGTGVLAISHDEDLLGHWAAHVVRLDG from the coding sequence GTGCTGAGCGCGACCGGTGTGGTCGCCGGGTACCGGCGCGGCGAACCGGTGCTCGACGGCGTCTCGCTCGACCTGCCCGCCGGCACGGTGGTCGGCCTGGCCGGGCCCAGCGGCTGCGGCAAGTCCACCCTGGCCCGGGTGCTGGGGCTGCTGCACGAGCCGTGGTCCGGTCAGGTGTCGCTCGACGGCGAGCCCGTCGGCGGCTTCCGGCACGCCACCCCGAAGGCGCAGCGCGCCGCCATCGGCATCGTCTTCCAGCACCCGCGGCCGGCCGTCGACCCGCGGTTCACCCTGCGCGAGGTCATCGCCGAGCCGTTGCGCGCCACCGGCGCGCCCGGGGACGTGGACGAGCTGGCCGAGGAGGTCGGGCTGACCCCCGAGCTGCTCTCCCGGCGCCCGCACGAGGTCAGCGACGGCCAGCTGCAGCGGGCGTGCCTGGCGCGGGCGCTCGCGCTGGAGCCCCGGTACGTGGTCTGTGACGAGATGACCGCCATGCTCGACGCCTCCACCACGGCGGCGCTGGTGCAGGTCGTGGACCGCCGGGTGCGCGAGCACGGGACCGGGGTGCTGGCGATCAGCCACGACGAGGACCTGCTCGGCCACTGGGCGGCCCACGTGGTGCGCCTGGACGGGTGA
- a CDS encoding hemolysin family protein, with product MLLFVLVGGYFAAAEIALVSLRESQVRKFAERDRRGARVAKLRADSNRFLSAVQIGVTFAGFFASSYGGATIAVRLEPVLAGWGLPIGLAASIALILVTLFVSYLSLVLGELVPKRLALQKPEGVSLATAGVLDRLASLSRPVIWLLSKSTNGVVRLLGMDPRAHEEPVSEEELRDMVRTNEQLTVEERRLLSDAFRATDRVLGEVMVPRTEVDFLDVTTPVSEAIEAVADKPHSRYPVIRETADDVVGFIHVRDLLTRAHRGDARTVGDLTRPVIALPASKPVLATLSQMRRRRGGHLAVVVDEYGGTAGIVTVEDLVEEVVGEIWDEYDPSAAPAGAKADGSYEVDGLLHRSDFEQQTGIRLPDGPFDTVAGFVVSLLGRVPEEGDSADALGYRFTVRAMEGHRVSQLRVTRLDDQS from the coding sequence GTGTTGTTGTTCGTCCTGGTCGGCGGGTACTTCGCGGCCGCGGAGATCGCGCTGGTGTCGCTGCGCGAGAGCCAGGTGCGCAAGTTCGCCGAGCGCGACCGGCGCGGTGCCCGCGTGGCGAAGCTGCGGGCCGACTCCAACCGCTTCCTCTCCGCGGTCCAGATCGGCGTCACCTTCGCCGGGTTCTTCGCCTCCAGCTACGGCGGCGCGACCATCGCGGTGCGGCTGGAGCCGGTGCTGGCCGGGTGGGGGCTGCCGATCGGGCTGGCCGCGTCGATCGCGCTGATCCTGGTGACGCTGTTCGTGTCCTACCTGTCGCTGGTGCTCGGCGAGCTGGTGCCCAAGCGGCTGGCGCTGCAGAAGCCCGAGGGCGTCTCGCTGGCCACGGCCGGGGTGCTGGACCGGCTGGCGAGCCTGTCGCGCCCGGTGATCTGGCTGCTGTCGAAGTCCACCAACGGGGTGGTGCGGCTGCTCGGCATGGACCCCCGCGCGCACGAGGAGCCGGTCAGCGAGGAGGAGCTGCGCGACATGGTGCGCACCAACGAGCAGCTGACCGTGGAGGAGCGCCGGTTGCTCAGCGACGCGTTCCGGGCCACCGACCGGGTGCTCGGCGAGGTGATGGTGCCGCGCACCGAGGTGGACTTCCTGGACGTCACCACGCCGGTCTCCGAGGCGATCGAGGCGGTGGCGGACAAGCCGCACTCCCGGTACCCGGTCATCCGCGAGACCGCCGACGACGTCGTGGGCTTCATCCACGTGCGCGACCTGCTCACCCGCGCGCACCGCGGCGACGCGCGCACGGTCGGCGACCTGACCCGCCCGGTGATCGCGCTGCCGGCGAGCAAGCCCGTGCTGGCCACGCTGTCGCAGATGCGGCGGCGGCGCGGCGGGCACCTGGCGGTGGTGGTCGACGAGTACGGCGGGACGGCGGGCATCGTCACCGTCGAGGACCTCGTGGAGGAGGTCGTCGGCGAGATCTGGGACGAGTACGACCCGAGCGCGGCCCCCGCGGGCGCGAAGGCCGACGGCAGCTACGAGGTCGACGGGCTGCTGCACCGCAGCGACTTCGAGCAGCAGACCGGCATCCGCCTGCCGGACGGGCCGTTCGACACCGTGGCGGGGTTCGTGGTCAGCCTCCTCGGCCGGGTCCCGGAGGAGGGCGACTCCGCGGACGCGCTCGGGTACCGCTTCACCGTCCGGGCGATGGAAGGACACCGGGTGTCCCAGCTGCGGGTCACCCGGCTCGACGACCAGAGCTGA
- a CDS encoding YqeB family protein yields the protein MASEPAPTTVAEHALLRRAMWIICPVAGALVGLLLRWASGWVAGLSWAPFQGVFELAASVPDPQGTVGAVAIGALIGFGFAGLFAQERLNVTVSPQRITLRVGRSEQHLDRGDVDAVFVDGRDFVVLDASGAELARRRSDLDRAALRTAFTEHGYPWHDGDPHEYRLWDEEDSELPLRVNVLMADRERALRKRDRKEAALLRAELAEHGIVVRDAQRRQYWRSVG from the coding sequence ATGGCTAGCGAACCCGCTCCGACCACAGTGGCCGAGCACGCGCTGCTGCGCCGTGCCATGTGGATCATCTGCCCGGTCGCCGGCGCGTTGGTGGGGCTCCTGCTCCGGTGGGCGTCGGGCTGGGTCGCCGGGTTGTCGTGGGCCCCGTTCCAGGGCGTGTTCGAGCTGGCCGCGTCGGTGCCGGACCCGCAGGGCACGGTCGGCGCCGTCGCGATCGGCGCGCTCATCGGCTTCGGGTTCGCCGGGCTGTTCGCGCAGGAGCGGTTGAACGTCACCGTGTCGCCGCAGCGGATCACGTTGCGGGTGGGCCGGTCCGAGCAGCACCTCGACCGCGGTGACGTCGACGCGGTCTTCGTCGACGGCAGGGACTTCGTGGTGCTGGACGCCTCCGGTGCCGAGCTCGCCCGCCGGCGGTCCGATCTGGACCGCGCGGCACTGCGCACGGCCTTCACCGAGCACGGCTACCCGTGGCACGACGGTGACCCGCACGAGTACCGGCTGTGGGACGAGGAGGACTCCGAGCTGCCGCTGCGGGTCAACGTGCTGATGGCCGACCGGGAACGCGCGCTGCGCAAGCGCGACCGCAAGGAAGCCGCCCTGCTGCGCGCCGAACTGGCCGAGCACGGCATCGTGGTGCGCGACGCGCAGCGGCGCCAGTACTGGCGCTCGGTCGGCTGA
- a CDS encoding M14 family metallopeptidase — protein MFSSRRKAAAVAAAACLALLAPVSASVSAEPAPTAQDPAIYTVPGTDSTSRTEINRTGAQVIGVRDGVATVEATPEQAERLRAAGFALGEGVPVSEALQRINRGQARPGDFPPGYEGYHTYDETVAELDQIVSDHPDIAEKSSIGKSFEGRDIPVLKISDNVGQDEDEPEVLFDCNQHAREHLTTEMCLRIANRFTDGYGSDQAVTEAVDNREIWVIPIVNPDGSAYDVESGEFQGWRKNRQDTGTDVNRNWGFKWGCCGGSSDDPDAEDYRGSAAWSAPETAAMRDFIDSRVVSGTQQIKAAIDFHTYSELVLWPFGHTQDDVTEGMTQEEYDRFARVGEEMAQTNGYTPQQSSDLYITDGDSLDWMWGQHKILAYTFEMYPANGGGLDGFYPPADVIEEETARNDAAVDILLREAGA, from the coding sequence ATGTTCAGCTCACGGCGCAAGGCAGCGGCTGTGGCGGCCGCCGCGTGCCTGGCCCTGCTGGCCCCCGTCTCGGCCAGCGTGTCCGCGGAGCCGGCACCCACCGCGCAGGACCCGGCGATCTACACCGTCCCGGGCACCGACAGCACCAGCCGCACCGAGATCAACCGCACCGGCGCCCAGGTCATCGGTGTCCGCGACGGCGTGGCCACCGTGGAGGCGACCCCGGAGCAGGCCGAGCGGCTGCGGGCCGCCGGGTTCGCCCTCGGCGAGGGCGTCCCGGTCAGCGAGGCGCTGCAGCGGATCAACCGCGGCCAGGCCCGACCCGGTGACTTCCCGCCCGGCTACGAGGGCTACCACACCTACGACGAGACCGTCGCCGAGCTCGACCAGATCGTCAGCGACCACCCCGACATCGCCGAGAAGTCCAGCATCGGGAAGTCCTTCGAGGGCCGCGACATCCCGGTGCTGAAGATCAGCGACAACGTCGGGCAGGACGAGGACGAGCCCGAGGTGCTCTTCGACTGCAACCAGCACGCCCGCGAGCACCTCACCACCGAGATGTGCCTGCGCATCGCCAACCGCTTCACCGACGGCTACGGCTCGGACCAGGCGGTGACGGAGGCGGTGGACAACCGGGAGATCTGGGTGATCCCGATCGTCAACCCGGACGGCTCGGCCTACGACGTCGAGTCCGGTGAGTTCCAGGGCTGGCGGAAGAACCGGCAGGACACCGGCACCGACGTCAACCGCAACTGGGGTTTCAAGTGGGGCTGCTGCGGCGGCTCCAGCGACGACCCCGACGCCGAGGACTACCGGGGCAGCGCGGCGTGGTCGGCGCCGGAGACCGCGGCGATGCGCGACTTCATCGACTCCCGCGTGGTGAGCGGCACCCAGCAGATCAAGGCCGCGATCGACTTCCACACCTACTCCGAGCTGGTGCTGTGGCCGTTCGGGCACACCCAGGACGACGTCACCGAGGGCATGACGCAGGAGGAGTACGACCGGTTCGCGCGGGTCGGCGAGGAGATGGCCCAGACCAACGGCTACACCCCGCAGCAGTCCAGCGACCTCTACATCACCGACGGCGACAGCCTCGACTGGATGTGGGGCCAGCACAAGATCCTGGCCTACACCTTCGAGATGTACCCGGCCAACGGCGGCGGCCTCGACGGCTTCTACCCGCCGGCGGACGTGATCGAGGAGGAGACCGCGCGCAACGACGCGGCGGTGGACATCCTGCTCCGCGAGGCGGGCGCATGA